TTTACCCTTTAAGTTTCAACTGGAAAACGTCGTCTCATTGATTAACTCTTTAGTTTGTGTTCTCTGCCGAAATCAGAGCGAGGAGAGTTTCATTTTATCCAGCTGCTCCAGATGTTTCTGCCTCTCGGCTGGACTCAGTGTCTCTGCTGCCTTTATGAAAGAggagttaaaggaatagttccacattttggggaaattttCATATTCTCTTTCGCTCTGAGAGCCAGATGTTCGGATTGAGCCCACTCTCTCCTGCGTGTACTGTCCAGCTGCTGCCGAGAGTGGATCAGTCTGAACATCTGGCTCCCGACCTGAGAGCGAATGAGCTGTGACGAACTGCTCCTTTACGGGTTTTCCTTTGGTATTGCTGTGTGAGTCAGTGACTTGCTGCATGTCACCACTTGATAAAGACGAGAGCGGCGAGCGCCGCGTAGCCGAGGATGAGGAAGAGCACTTTGAGGAGCCGGTCCTGTTTGTCATTCAGCTCTCGGGACAGGATCTCGAAGAAGGTGACGAACAGGAAGGTGCCGGCGGCGAGTCCCTGCAGCACCACCGACACCACGCTGCCCGCCAGCGTCTGAGCCGACTCGATGCCCATCCCCACCACCATGCCCAGCGGGATCATCAGGCTGACCGTGACGCCCAGCTTGGCGGCATCCTTCATGCCGAGCAACGCCTTGGCCACGCTGACCCCGAGGGCAACAGCGGCCAGCGTCTCGTGCACGGCCACGCCCAGGAAGAGGCCGCCCAGCTTGGCGCTGTCCTCCTGCAGGCCGAGCGCCAGGCCCTCAAACACCGAGTGAGCCGACAGAGCCAAGACCAGGCTGGCCAGCCGCAGAGGCCCTGCCGCCGCCAGCTCAGCCGGGCTGAAGTGTCCGTGCTGGTGTCCGTGGGATTGGCGACTGCCGCCGCCCCCGCCGTCGCCCGGCGAGCCCCGCGCCGAGGAGATGAAGGGCGTGTCATACTCGGAGTCGCTGCCGGCCTCGGAGCCGCCGGCGTTGAACGTCTCCAGGTCGATGAAGGACGGTTTCTCCTTCCTGAAGGTGAGCACGGCCTGCTCCACGAACACGGTGAGGAAGAAACCGAGCATCATCATCGTCTCGGCCAGAGGATAATCACTGCTGATCTGCAGCTGCCTGAACACTTCACCCACCTGAAGAGAGGATCAGCCACAGCCACGACTAgttattattttcactatcaatcgattgccgattattttctgacttaaaaaacagagtaaaaactcTCCttcccagtttcccagagtcccGGACCACGTCTTGAAACGTCTTGTTGTGTTCAGAGAGGCGCTTCTGTTGTTTAGCCTACCCTCcctgatataaatggggtggacaaaatgacagaaacaccGGTCTCTAGAACTGACagacagttcaacagcaccacaaattgcaAATGATCGTAGAGCTGAATCCTCTCTGAAAGAGtctcaacacaaactgaacgCTGAAGGCGCATTTAGGATTCAGTTTTAGCTTCATGGACCTAATACCGTGAGCATTTTGCACATATGTCCGATACTGCAGCCTCAAAGTCTGACCCAGTAAACATGATTTTGGTGACTGGGATAAAATAGCTTCAAAAGTATTCAAAGAGTATTTCTCATCTTCACAGGAGGACAATAAGGTCCACCACAGGTATATCATACACATAGATACCATACTGGTACCTTGTAATACATGTATGTCGATCAAGGCAGGAGTCTAGCCGCAACTAAAATCATTAGAACTCGCTGAATTCCCAACTGATTTTCCAGCAGTTGGGTTTGTTACAGATGCCAAACATGACGCAGGATCCTCGGTTAAATCAAAAATGCAATTATCTTTTGTACACAGAGACTTTTCTATTTCTATATTATAATATTCAGGATGTACTTACCCTTTATAACTATACTTTAAAGATATTCTTTTGTCTCAGTGCACTGTAAAATGGAAGCCATGATATAATTTTGCTAataatttggggaaaaaattcaGACtcagttaataaaaaataaaataaaaaagacatatttACAACAAAGAAAGATGAAGCAAATTTTTGTCAACTTTGACAATTCTATTCAACTGCATTTGTAGTGAAATATTCCCATTTTTAcgttatttttatcattttaagtcGCACATTATCTAAATAGCGTAGAAGATGTATTAGATAATGGGATACATAAAGTCAACACGTTTGTAACAGTCAAATTCTGTAAAACAACTTTTCACCTGTTATTCAAATGTTATTCGCTGTCGTTTGGTTTGGCGTCTCTTTCATTAAAACGTCCAAACGCAGAACAAAACTCTGGAGTTTTCTACCACTGAAACAGCCAGAACCTCTCGTCTACACGTACACATCGACGCAGGACTGCGGCCTCCATTGCGATAAATACGCTGAGATACTGAAGTACAGTTGCAGTGTGTTTTCCCCAGCGGTGGTGACAGTTACCTTGTCTCTGACGGCGGGCAACAGAGCGTTGAAGCATGTTGCGAGGAACACGCCTCCTCCAAACGAgttacagagagacagagctctCCTGTATCTGTGAGCCTTGTCGTAGTCGACCAGCAGGAGGCGTACTGGGACCAGTATACCAGCCAGCACGAGGCCGAACAATCCCAGCAGGCCGAGCAGCTTCGCCACCAGGATCTGCATCCTGAAGCAGCAAACACTCCGCAGGCGCTAAAGCGAAGACAGCATCATCACACACAACTCCACTCTGTGGCTTCTACTGGactctactgctgctgctgctgggacaTCTCTGCCGGTTCCCctgcaggagacagacagacagatactgGGCTGAGTGAGACGTTAGAGAACAGGGACGGAATAAAACCAGAATAAACCAGTCCACCTTGGTTCTTCTCCTGAGGATCAGTTCCCCACTTTTAAACGAGCACAGCTGAGGATCTGTACAGTGGCACGGTGATGGAAAAAGAAATCTAACATCAGTGTAAGGACTCAGGGTCAGTTTAATAGTAAGAGCTGGATATCAAACCTAAAAACTCCCACACGTTTCAGTAGCATCAACTATTTAAAAGAACCGAAGGTCGGCATTAAATGCTCGGTTTAATTGTTAGACTTGAGGCaacttttctgtatttcatttgggaaaaattctttatttaacGTTTTAAAAACACCCCACCCCACCGGTGGGACGCTTTGGCCTTGGTAGTGCTACATTAGGTGCGTTTGGGCTTTTACCAACCTTTGTTTATGGGTGCTATTTTCGAGCTCGTGCACTGGTAACAGGATAAAGCGGCGGCCCCAAGCTCCGGCGCCTTAATGCCCGGGCTTACCGGGGCTTGAGCCCCAGGCCTCCAACCAACCAGGGGTCTCGTGAGACATgagcttaattttttttggtctcatgAGGCCTCTGGTTAATTGGAGGCCCGACGGCGACAGACTTTGTCGTCATCATCATAGAAAATGCTCTGCCACACCCACGCCGGAGGGACGGTGCTAACCATGTCCGTACCTTTACTCGTGGCGCAGAATGCATTCTTTCACATCAGCAAACAGTAAAGTACAGGAAACACTGTGGAAACACGACAGAGCAGTAACACTAATGCCCGGGTGTGGCAGTAACGGGTTACATTAACTCTCGCTACTGTAAAGAcgttttaaaaatcagtcatttCACTCTCACTTAAGTATTTTTTGAACTCAAGTATTTTACTTGGTCACATGTAAAGCTGAAGTCGTTACcgagtaaaaacaaaagtcgCAGAATGAAGCAATGATTAATGTGAGCAGGCAACAAATGGAAAAGCCCAAACCAAAACGATTTAACGCCCCACCCGGCAACCACGCCAGGTgtcccaaatcaaacacacctgccGTGTTGcaacaggtgcatgctgggtctGACTTAAGGCTAAACGCTAAAATACTGAGGGT
This genomic interval from Xiphias gladius isolate SHS-SW01 ecotype Sanya breed wild chromosome 6, ASM1685928v1, whole genome shotgun sequence contains the following:
- the LOC120790959 gene encoding zinc transporter ZIP3-like, whose amino-acid sequence is MQILVAKLLGLLGLFGLVLAGILVPVRLLLVDYDKAHRYRRALSLCNSFGGGVFLATCFNALLPAVRDKVGEVFRQLQISSDYPLAETMMMLGFFLTVFVEQAVLTFRKEKPSFIDLETFNAGGSEAGSDSEYDTPFISSARGSPGDGGGGGSRQSHGHQHGHFSPAELAAAGPLRLASLVLALSAHSVFEGLALGLQEDSAKLGGLFLGVAVHETLAAVALGVSVAKALLGMKDAAKLGVTVSLMIPLGMVVGMGIESAQTLAGSVVSVVLQGLAAGTFLFVTFFEILSRELNDKQDRLLKVLFLILGYAALAALVFIKW